In one window of Astyanax mexicanus isolate ESR-SI-001 unplaced genomic scaffold, AstMex3_surface scaffold_48, whole genome shotgun sequence DNA:
- the LOC111189751 gene encoding uncharacterized protein LOC111189751, translating to MDSQIAKTTQSLTKAEDMRNQTQLIMQPYANWEEYLTPAPLSIAILGELVFISSKTDFSINKNPPKDGYKHIRYPDSFRACLMQVCNSGWCAFNEAHKNMDQIRLHTMNVPNYMKTAVKILFQGNDEVVQAHLPDQLENIRVIADDCLKLSASTEKRFTDVINIIQELLEACVNAEHFYGEELEEIKKKLEENKIKKKSSEEAVKRSEKIAKAMEEEMKEAQESYKAAMDSLPSGWDMVAMDLVAAFTESMSTAVTGMTSLESQPMIKTKTTPDTCSDTQGNITSADEVDKINIFCKSAEILACAEIFQKFVHDSTIDWKILYDQKKKTPNTDYLKGQFTRINSNLEKIPECTPKKRVQGICEEGIDICDELAKYAPVGKCEEAKTKQLIQKIRKLTDSARAFDSKSKDVTKSPSLTPKPPMMSKEESQSEKKSASERASENARFRIEQSRAQLKETRGSYEKSVENMEKNQKELTEILISMRNCEVKEIDFNTTIKMLVKGMDAMGRVKEQWEKMVRFFSMVSNIVKTSLTRTLKDFVSTSEKTQSLSYNSKLFSKDLLYNQAFQATNIASLVHMISATYTDVSEKYLMDRVSSLGKLLTMDKENPEFEQERRQLQDSCDEAQKAILRLVLKNKEEFERKTNARLEKIDKELLAILPEAAPEEMKSIQAAVKSGFTEEEEDDYA from the coding sequence ATGGATTCCCAAATTGCAAAGACCACTCAAAGTCTCACCAAAGCTGAAGACATGAGAAACCAAACTCAGCTCATCATGCAGCCCTACGCCAACTGGGAGGAATACCTGACTCCTGCACCACTCTCTATAGCCATACTGGGAGAACTGGTCTTCATCTCCTCCAAAACAGATTTCTCTATAAATAAAAACCCACCAAAGGACGGCTACAAGCACATCAGATACCCAGATTCATTCCGCGCCTGTCTCATGCAGGTGTGTAACTCTGGCTGGTGTGCTTTTAATGAAGCCCACAAGAACATGGATCAGATTCGGCTCCACACCATGAACGTCCCGAACTACATGAAGACCGCTGTGAAGATTCTGTTCCAGGGAAATGATGAAGTTGTTCAAGCTCATCTTCCTGACCAGCTGGAGAACATTCGTGTCATTGCAGATGACTGTCTTAAACTGTCTGCATCAACAGAGAAGCGTTTCACTGATGTTATCAATATTATCCAGGAGCTGCTGGAAGCCTGTGTAAATGCAGAGCACTTTTATGGAGAAGAGCTGgaagaaatcaagaaaaaactggaggaaaacaaaataaaaaaaaaatcatcagaagaAGCTGTTAAACGCTCTGAGAAGATAGCTAAAGCCATGGAGGAGGAAATGAAGGAAGCACAAGAGAGCTACAAAGCAGCAATGGATTCTCTACCCAGTGGATGGGACATGGTGGCTATGGATCTTGTTGCAGCTTTCACTGAAAGTATGTCAACTGCAGTGACAGGAATGACATCTTTAGAGTCTCAGCCcatgataaaaacaaaaactactCCAGACACATGCAGTGATACACAAGGTAACATCACATCTGCAGATGAAGTGGATAAAATAAACATCTTTTGCAAGTCTGCAGAAATCCTGGCCTGTGCTGAGATATTTCAGAAGTTTGTGCATGACTCCACCATTGACTGGAAGATTCTGTATGATCAGAAGAAGAAAACTCCCAATACAGATTATTTGAAGGGGCAGTTCACAAGAATCAACAGCAATTTAGAAAAAATCCCAGAATGTACACCAAAGAAGCGTGTCCAAGGAATATGTGAAGAGGGCATTGACATCTGTGATGAACTGGCAAAATATGCACCAGTGGGGAAATGTGAAGAAGCTAAAACAAAGCAGCTGATCCAGAAAATCAGAAAACTGACTGATTCAGCTCGAGCTTTTGACTCCAAGAGCAAAGATGTTACAAAATCTCCTTCTCTGACTCCAAAACCACCAATGATGAGTAAAGAAGAGAGTCAATCTGAGAAGAAAAGTGCTTCAGAAAGGGCATCAGAGAATGCCAGATTCCGCATAGAGCAGAGCCGAGCTCAGTTGAAGGAAACCAGAGGATCCTATGAGAAGAGTGTTGAGAACATGGAGAAGAACCAAAAGGAACTGACTGAAATCCTGATCAGCATGAGAAACTGTGAAGTCAAAGAGATAGACTTCAACACCACCATAAAGATGCTGGTAAAAGGGATGGATGCGATGGGGAGGGTGAAGGAGCAGTGGGAAAAGATGGTGCGGTTCTTTTCCATGGTGTCCAACATTGTGAAAACCAGTCTGACCAGAACTCTCAAAGATTTCGTGTCCACATCTGAGAAGACTCAATCTCTCTCCTACAACTCAAAACTCTTCTCAAAAGATCTGCTCTACAATCAAGCCTTTCAGGCCACTAACATCGCCAGCCTCGTCCACATGATCTCAGCAACCTACACTGACGTCTCTGAGAAGTATCTGATGGATCGGGTCAGCTCACTGGGAAAACTTTTGACCATGGATAAGGAAAATCCAGAGTTTGAACAGGAACGTCGTCAGCTTCAGGACTCCTGTGATGAAGCTCAGAAAGCCATTTTGCGTCTCGTCCTGAAAAATAAGGAAGAGTTTGAAAGAAAGACCAACGCAAGACTGGAGAAGATCGATAAAGAGCTGCTGGCTATTCTTCCTGAAGCTGCTCCAGAAGAGATGAAGAGTATTCAAGCAGCTGTTAAGAGTGGATTcacagaggaagaagaagatgattATGCCTGA